One genomic window of Etheostoma spectabile isolate EspeVRDwgs_2016 chromosome 5, UIUC_Espe_1.0, whole genome shotgun sequence includes the following:
- the LOC116689205 gene encoding UDP-glucuronosyltransferase 3A1: MGIAFFCIFSLLALPVLQSAKILTVCLIGGSHYLLLDEISHNLHQHGHEVRMLLQLGNPVITGFSYGGRADSYKMSTWSLGEKYIQEYNGWFLEQQTQFLLGRDTFNAFLNFTWHLSYQCDKLLGDKEMITFLQREHYDITILDAFNPCSFILAHKLGVHYVAFYPGSLNGPMSIALPSPVSYIPVFSSQLSDHMNIWGRAKNLFYSCLAPVGQERVWTTFRQVAERHLESGSPPGGLDELHQGAELWAFNTDFSLEFPQPIMPYTVLVGGMLNKPAKPLEQDLELWISNFGEAGFIVVTLGSMVSSVSVDPLLVELVAGFSRIPQGVLWRYDHKRWPSNLDRPPNLRLVDWLPLNDLLGHKKACLFITHGGQNSLFQAVYHAVPVLGIPLFGDQFDNVVRAETKGLGLTINPTQITRELLSSTIQTLIQDIRFRSSALSLSRIHKSQPVPPALRLIQWVEHILHSGGGSHLRPASLTQPWYQRYLLDVVLLLSLGILGPVVLCWTFCRNKNSKDTHTKIQ; encoded by the exons ATGGGGattgcatttttttgcattttttctctTCTGGCTCTTCCAGTACTTCAGTCTGCCAAGATCCTGACTGTCTGTCTAATTG GAGGAAGCCACTACTTGTTGTTAGATGAAATTTCTCATAACTTACACCAGCATGGCCATGAGGTCCGCATGCTCTTACAACTGGGCAACCCTGTTATTACAG GTTTTTCCTATGGAGGCCGTGCAGACAGTTACAAGATGAGCACCTGGTCCTTAGGAGAGAAATACATCCAAGAATACAATGGCTGGTTCCTAGAGCAACAAACACAGTTCTTACTAGGAAG ggATACCTTTAATGCCTTTCTAAACTTCACATGGCACCTGTCCTATCAGTGTGACAAGCTGTTAGGGGACAAAGAGATGATAACATTCCTCCAGAGGGAACACTACGATATCACCATCCTTGATGCTTTTAACCCATGTTCCTTCATCCTTGCACACAAACTTG GTGTCCACTATGTAGCTTTCTATCCTGGCTCTCTGAATGGTCCTATGTCCATTGCTCTCCCCAGCCCAGTCTCCTACATCCCAGTCTTCAGCTCACAGCTGTCCGACCACATGAACATCTGGGGTCGTGCAAAGAACCtcttttattcttgtttagCTCCTGTAG GCCAGGAGCGTGTATGGACCACCTTTAGGCAAGTAGCTGAGCGCCACCTTGAGTCAGGCTCACCTCCTGGAGGTCTGGATGAGTTACATCAAGGAGCTGAACTCTGGGCCTTCAACACTGACTTTTCACTGGAGTTCCCCCAGCCCATTATGCCCTACACTGTGCTGGTGGGAGGGATGCTGAATAAACCTGCAAAGCCTCTGGAGCAG GATCTTGAGTTGTGGATCTCTAATTTTGGAGAGGCAGGTTTCATTGTCGTAACTCTGGGATCAATGGTCTCTTCGGTCTCTGTGGACCCTCTGCTTGTAGAGCTGGTGGCTGGCTTCTCCAGGATCCCTCAGGGGGTGCTCTGGAG GTATGACCACAAGCGATGGCCATCAAACCTGGACAGACCTCCCAATCTCAGGCTAGTGGACTGGCTGCCTCTTAATGACCTGCTGG GACACAAAAAAGCATGTCTCTTTATCACCCACGGTGGACAAAACAGCCTGTTCCAGGCAGTATACCATGCTGTTCCTGTGCTGGGAATCCCCCTGTTTGGAGACCAGTTTGATAATGTGGTGAGGGCTGAAACAAAGGGACTTGGCCTCACCATCAACCCCACACAAATCACCAGGGAACTGCTCAGCTCCACCATTCAAACACTTATACAGGACATCAG gTTCAGGTCATCAGCTTTGTCCCTTAGCAGAATCCACAAATCCCAACCTGTCCCTCCAGCCCTTCGACTCATTCAGTGGGTTGAGCACATCCTGCACAGTGGAGGTGGAAGTCATTTAAGGCCGGCTTCTCTGACACAACCATGGTACCAGAGATACCTGTTGGACGTGGTGCTTCTCCTCTCTCTGGGGATTCTTGGACCTGTAGTTCTCTGCTGGACTTTCTGTAGGAACAAGAATagcaaggacacacacacaaaaatacaatag
- the kgd4 gene encoding alpha-ketoglutarate dehydrogenase component 4, translating into MGSKVSSKMAAPAARVIQAVRPHAPLIKFPKRKDVARPNVQEALKTLAVNVSPHNAPAPPPLSRPHVPLTPISGTPDTLASIQLLPARYRRRPMAVDEMDYIQRGGPE; encoded by the exons ATGGGAAGCAAAGTCAGCTCCAAAATGGCAGCACCCGCAGCCCGAGTTATCCAG gcTGTTCGGCCTCACGCTCCTCTGATCAAGTTCCCCAAAAGAAAAGACGTTGCAAGGCCCAATG TCCAAGAGGCATTGAAAACGTTAGCAGTTAACGTCTCACCACACAACGCACCAGCGCCGCCTCCTTTATCAAGACCTCATGTACCTTTGACCCCCATTTCTGGCACGCCAGACACTCTCGCCTCCATTCAGCTACTACCTGCAAGGTACCGCAGGAGACCGATGGCGGTGGATGAAATGGACTACATCCAG CGTGGTGGACCAGAGTGA
- the pdxp gene encoding pyridoxal phosphate phosphatase, which produces MAGAFKACQKIRGPQIRNLLDAKDFILLDCDGVLWHGEKAITGAAKVVNSLIRHGKNVVFVTNNCTRPRENYVHKFCRLGFTDVILEQIFSSSYCSALYLRDVVKIRGQVFVMGCDGLRRELDEAGIPCVEEADDPDATIYDCALAPDVKAVLVGHDDKMTFLKLAKASCYLRDPDCLFLATDNDPWHPLSSGRILPGSGSLIAALEVSSGRKATVIGKPSRFMFECISSQFSGVDPAQCLMIGDRLETDMLFGSNCGLDTMLTLTGVSQIEKAQEYRNSELTTNHSLVPDYVVDTIADFLPAFEELDEQSN; this is translated from the exons ATGGCAGGCGCCTTCAAAGCCTGCCAGAAAATTCGAGGTCCGCAGATTAGAAATCTGCTGGACGCGAAGGACTTCATTCTCCTCGACTGCGACGGGGTCTTATGGCACGGAGAGAAGGCGATAACGGGCGCGGCGAAGGTGGTGAATTCGTTGATTCGGCACGGCAAAAACGTAGTGTTCGTCACCAACAACTGCACTAGGCCCCGGGAGAATTATGTGCACAAGTTCTGCCGGCTGGGCTTCACCGACGTGATACTAGAACAGATCTTCAGCTCGTCGTACTGCTCGGCTCTCTACCTGAGAGACGTCGTCAAGATCCGCGGCCAGGTGTTTGTCATGGGCTGCGACGGACTGCGCAGAGAGCTGGATGAGGCGGGCATCCCCTGCGTAGAGGAGGCAGACGACCCGGACGCCACCATCTACGACTGCGCTCTGGCTCCGGACGTCAAGGCAGTGCTGGTGGGACATGATGATAAAATGACTTTTCTCAAACTGGCCAAAGCCTCGTGCTACCTGAGAGACCCGGACTGTCTGTTCCTGGCTACAGACAACGACCCGTGGCACCCTCTGTCTAGTGGAAGGATACTGCCAG GTTCTGGGTCCCTCATTGCAGCCCTGGAGGTGTCCTCAGGTCGCAAGGCCACTGTGATCGGTAAGCCTAGCCGCTTCATGTTCGAGTGCATCTCCAGTCAGTTCAGCGGGGTGGACCCCGCCCAGTGCCTGATGATTGGGGACCGCCTAGAGACAGACATGCTGTTCGGATCCAACTGCGGCCTCGACACCATGCTCACTCTCACTGGTGTGTCTCAGATTGAGAAGGCCCAGGAGTACAGGAATAGTGAGCTGACCACCAACCACAGCTTGGTGCCCGATTACGTAGTGGACACCATTGCTGATTTCTTACCTGCTTTTGAGGAACTGGACGAACAGAGCAACTGA